The following are encoded in a window of Flavobacterium cupriresistens genomic DNA:
- a CDS encoding aromatic amino acid hydroxylase, translating to MNPTIETNPLLERLPKHLKQFIKPQDYSDYTPINQAVWRYVMRKNVDYLSKVAHHSYLDGLRKTGIEVDSIPSMYGMNRILTEIGWAAVAVDGFIPPNAFMEFQAYNVLVIASDIRQLEHIEYTPAPDIIHEGAGHAPIIANPEYAEYLRRFGEIGCKAISSHKDYQMYEAIRLLSILKEAEDTPQEKIDEAEKAVADLQNNMGELSEMAQIRNLHWWTVEYGLIGTVENPKIYGAGLLSSIGESAWCMTDNVKKIPYDISAANQNFDITQLQPQLYVTTNFSYLSLILEEFANKMALRTGGLSGINKLIHSNALGTIELSTGLQISGVFTKVIEDEGKPVYIQATGKTALSYREKELVGHGTLTHPDGFGSPIGKLKGFNLAIEDMSPKDLQAYSIVENEAVRLEFEGNIIVEGEIITGSRNLHGEIILISFRNCTVTHGEEVLFRPEWGNYDMAIGKKVVSAFSGPADVNSFDLINNVPKTTTIKAVQTDERDDLEALYQTVRTIRENKNSKAELKFVFEKLKENHSNDWLLSVEIAELLKDSDETQLLQEVLVHLDQLKTKRTEVAHLISGGLDLIFDKEAV from the coding sequence ATGAACCCAACTATTGAAACAAATCCTTTATTAGAGCGATTGCCTAAACACTTAAAGCAATTTATTAAACCTCAGGACTATAGCGATTACACACCTATCAATCAGGCAGTTTGGCGTTATGTGATGCGTAAAAATGTAGATTATCTGTCTAAAGTTGCCCATCATTCGTATTTAGACGGACTAAGAAAAACTGGAATTGAAGTAGATTCTATTCCAAGCATGTATGGTATGAACCGTATTCTGACTGAAATTGGCTGGGCTGCCGTTGCGGTTGACGGATTCATTCCGCCTAACGCTTTTATGGAATTTCAAGCCTATAACGTTTTGGTTATTGCATCGGATATCAGACAATTAGAACATATCGAATATACTCCTGCACCGGATATTATTCACGAAGGTGCCGGCCACGCTCCTATTATTGCCAATCCGGAATACGCGGAGTACCTGCGTCGTTTTGGAGAAATTGGTTGTAAAGCGATTTCTTCTCACAAAGATTATCAGATGTACGAAGCGATTCGATTACTTTCGATTTTGAAAGAAGCTGAAGATACTCCGCAGGAAAAAATTGACGAAGCAGAAAAAGCAGTTGCCGACTTACAAAACAATATGGGCGAATTATCTGAAATGGCCCAAATCAGAAACCTGCATTGGTGGACGGTTGAATATGGTTTGATTGGCACTGTTGAAAATCCAAAAATATATGGCGCCGGATTACTTTCTTCCATTGGAGAGAGTGCTTGGTGTATGACCGATAATGTAAAGAAAATTCCTTATGATATCTCGGCTGCCAATCAGAATTTTGATATTACACAATTGCAACCGCAGTTGTATGTAACCACAAATTTCTCGTATTTAAGTTTGATTTTAGAGGAATTTGCCAATAAAATGGCTTTACGTACGGGAGGTCTTTCGGGAATCAATAAACTAATCCATTCGAATGCTTTAGGGACTATCGAATTGAGTACTGGTCTACAGATTTCTGGAGTATTTACCAAAGTAATTGAAGACGAAGGAAAACCGGTTTACATTCAGGCAACCGGAAAAACGGCTTTGTCTTACCGTGAAAAAGAATTAGTAGGCCACGGAACGCTAACCCATCCTGATGGATTTGGAAGCCCGATCGGAAAACTAAAAGGCTTCAATTTAGCCATTGAAGACATGAGCCCTAAAGATTTACAAGCCTATAGCATCGTTGAAAATGAAGCTGTAAGACTTGAATTTGAAGGCAATATTATTGTTGAAGGTGAAATCATCACCGGCTCCAGAAACCTGCACGGAGAGATTATTTTAATCAGTTTCAGAAATTGTACCGTAACCCATGGAGAGGAAGTTCTATTCCGTCCGGAATGGGGTAATTACGATATGGCAATTGGTAAAAAAGTGGTTTCGGCATTTTCAGGCCCAGCTGATGTAAATAGTTTTGACTTAATCAATAATGTTCCAAAAACGACCACTATTAAAGCCGTACAGACTGACGAACGTGATGATTTAGAAGCACTATATCAAACAGTACGTACCATTAGAGAAAATAAAAATTCTAAAGCAGAATTGAAATTTGTATTTGAAAAACTAAAAGAAAACCATTCAAACGATTGGTTGCTTTCTGTTGAAATTGCAGAGCTTTTGAAAGATTCAGACGAAACACAGCTTTTACAGGAAGTTTTAGTACACCTGGATCAGTTGAAAACAAAACGTACAGAAGTAGCGCATTTGATTTCGGGCGGTTTGGATTTGATTTTTGATAAGGAAGCTGTTTAG
- the ilvA gene encoding threonine ammonia-lyase IlvA, with protein sequence MDLFNEVLAAKKQLENVVAATPLTQNLNLSEEFKATILLKREDLQIVRSYKIRGAYNKISSLSDPEKATGIVCASAGNHAQGVAYSCNLLHIKGKIYMPKTTPKQKVKQVQLFGKSFVEIVLIGDTFDDAYASATADALENHKTFIHPFDDLKVIAGQGTVGLEILDHYKKPIDYVFVPIGGGGLASGLSEVFKHLSPDTKIIGVEPQGAPSMKNSIKEDKNTALKTIDKFVDGAAVKQVGDLTFEICRKNLDDIILVPEGKVCTTILRLYNEEAMVVEPAGALTIAALDFYKDKIKNKNVVCVVSGSNNDIERTAEIKERSLLYEGLMHYFMIQFPQRPGALKEFVNNILGPDDDITYFQFHKKNNREVGSVVVGLELKNKKDIMSIKWNMTANGFEFQYLNDNQDLFTQLIG encoded by the coding sequence ATGGATCTATTTAACGAAGTACTTGCCGCCAAAAAACAACTCGAAAATGTAGTTGCCGCTACCCCACTGACTCAAAATTTGAATCTTTCAGAAGAATTTAAAGCTACCATTTTATTAAAAAGAGAAGATTTACAAATTGTCCGGTCGTACAAAATCAGAGGGGCTTACAACAAAATTTCTTCGTTAAGCGATCCTGAAAAAGCAACAGGAATTGTATGTGCCAGTGCCGGAAATCATGCGCAGGGCGTTGCTTACTCCTGTAACTTACTGCATATAAAAGGCAAAATTTACATGCCCAAAACAACACCAAAGCAAAAAGTAAAACAAGTACAATTATTCGGAAAATCGTTTGTTGAAATTGTTCTTATCGGCGATACTTTTGATGATGCTTACGCCTCTGCCACAGCTGATGCACTGGAAAACCACAAAACCTTCATCCATCCTTTTGATGACTTAAAAGTGATTGCGGGTCAGGGAACGGTTGGACTGGAAATTCTCGACCATTATAAAAAACCGATAGATTATGTCTTTGTACCGATTGGCGGTGGTGGATTGGCTTCCGGTTTATCTGAAGTTTTTAAACATTTGAGTCCTGATACCAAAATTATAGGCGTTGAACCTCAGGGGGCTCCATCGATGAAAAATTCAATTAAGGAAGATAAAAACACTGCATTAAAAACGATTGATAAATTTGTTGACGGAGCCGCTGTCAAACAAGTTGGTGATCTGACTTTTGAGATCTGCCGCAAAAATCTGGACGATATCATTCTGGTCCCGGAAGGAAAAGTCTGCACTACCATTTTAAGATTGTACAATGAAGAAGCTATGGTTGTTGAACCTGCAGGGGCTTTGACTATCGCAGCTTTAGATTTTTATAAAGACAAAATAAAAAACAAAAATGTCGTTTGCGTGGTGAGCGGAAGTAACAACGACATTGAAAGAACGGCAGAAATAAAGGAACGCTCTTTACTTTACGAAGGATTGATGCATTATTTCATGATTCAATTTCCACAGCGTCCCGGTGCTTTAAAAGAGTTTGTAAATAACATTCTTGGACCGGATGATGATATCACTTATTTCCAGTTTCACAAAAAAAACAACCGTGAAGTAGGGTCTGTTGTTGTTGGTTTAGAATTAAAAAACAAAAAAGATATTATGTCCATCAAATGGAATATGACAGCAAATGGCTTTGAATTTCAATATTTGAATGACAATCAGGATTTATTTACACAGTTGATTGGTTAA
- a CDS encoding group III truncated hemoglobin yields the protein MATQDISSLGDIKLLVNTFYAKVQDDDLIGPIFNQKMLGRWPEHLEKMYSFWQTILLEEHTYSGSPFPPHKQLPIDQAHFDRWMEIFTTTVDFLFAGKLAEEAKVRAANMAYMFNYKIEYFRNLEAQQKN from the coding sequence ATGGCAACTCAAGATATTTCAAGCTTAGGCGATATTAAACTTTTAGTAAATACTTTTTATGCAAAAGTGCAGGATGATGATTTAATTGGGCCTATTTTTAATCAAAAAATGTTAGGAAGATGGCCGGAGCATCTGGAAAAAATGTATTCCTTTTGGCAAACTATTTTATTAGAAGAACACACCTATTCCGGAAGTCCATTTCCGCCACATAAACAATTACCTATAGATCAAGCACATTTTGACCGTTGGATGGAAATTTTCACCACAACAGTCGATTTTTTATTTGCCGGAAAATTAGCTGAAGAGGCAAAAGTCCGTGCCGCCAATATGGCTTACATGTTCAATTACAAAATTGAATACTTCAGGAATTTAGAAGCACAGCAAAAAAATTAG